In the genome of Raphanus sativus cultivar WK10039 chromosome 9, ASM80110v3, whole genome shotgun sequence, the window CTGTTGTTGTTCATCGTGTTCCCGTCTTGTGTTATGAGACGGGATAGTCCAAAGTCAGAGACTTTAGGGTTGTATTTTTCGTCGAGGAGGATGTTGGTCGGTTTCAGGTTGAAGTGGACGGTTGTTGGACGGAATGTGTGGTGGAGATAAGCAAGTCCTTTGGCTGTACCGAGGATGATTCTGAACCTTGCCTCCCAAGAAAGAGGTGGCGTCGAGGGTTCTCTTTCGTGTAACTTGGACTGCAAGTTTCCATTAGGGAAGTATTCCGATACCAGAAGCTGCATATCCGGTGTCCAGTAATACCCTTTGATCAAGCCTAGATTAGGGTGCTTCGCCTTCGCTAAGATCCGGACTTCTCGATCAAAATCTTCTAGGTTTTCGATAACCGGGGATGGGACGAGTTTCTTGACTGCCACGTTACTCCCCTGTTCTCCTAACGGTGCCTTGTAGACTGTTCCAAACACTCCTTCACCTATTCTTGAAGCTTTATTGAGATGAGACTCAGGGTTTCTAGCAAACTCTTGAGAGGAAGACGATGAACGCAGCGACGTCCTTGAGTTTAGCATAATAAGTTTCCCGGCCACTAAGCTTCTCCCCGATCTCGAAGACCCTGAAAAAATGCTCTCCAAAGCGTTGTCTACAAACACAAGTTTTCTTCTCACCGATGCATTAAGCAGCGTTACGATTATGACTCCTAAGAAGATGAGTATAGCTGCTGATATAGCTACCACAACTGAAACACTGAGGAACATTCCATTGTGGTACTTGCTGGAGCCATTGCTTGATAGGTTTCCATGCCTTCCCTCATTGTTGTTCCTGTTGCCATAGGAGTTAGGATCGATGACAATGGGCTTTGAAACATTCATCTTGCAAGGTCCCTTCAACAACGGCGAACAAATGCCTAAGTTTCCTTGAAGAGCACTCTGGTCTAACCTCTGGAACACATCTCCGTTAGGTAACCTTCCGATTAGCCGGTTAAACGATATGTTAACCAATAACAGATTGTGCAATCCCCCAAGCTCTTTTGGTATTTCACCACTAAGCTTATTGGCTTCTAGCTTTAGTATCTTTAGGTCTTGTAACTTTGAAAGTGACTTCGGAATTAGACCGGTGAGATTGTTATGAGACAAACTcctacaaaaacaaatatataagaaaacatttgcaaataagaaaacaaaatggtTACAAGGGATAAGAGACTTACAACGATTCAAGAGAAGAGCAGTTTCCAATTCCTTCCGGTATAGAACCGGTTAGTGAGTTACCATCCAACTGAAGAATCTCTAGACTCTGAGATTCACATATATCAGCTGGAACCGAACCAATCAATGAGTTGTTCCGGAGATCCAAGACTGTTAAATTACGTAGGAACTCAATTTCTGGAGGAACTCTAGTGTTAAAATTGTTCCATGACAAGTTTAGGTGTCTCAAGTTGCTGAATAACCCTACTTCACCAGGTATGTTACCAGAGAGACTATTGCACGAAAGATCAAGCGTTACAAGTGACTCAAAGAGCCTGTTTGAGCCTCTTGGGATCGAACCGGTTAAACCGTTGCCTGAAAAATCCATTTCTTGCAAACCAAGATTGAATAAACCACCAGGAATGCTACCAACAAAGCCATTGCCTTTGAGCTGAACACTCACGAGCTCTTTACAGGACTCCAAAGATTCAGGAATCTCGCCGGAGAGTTTGTTCTCAGACAAGATTAGATCCTTTAGCGACCTCAAGTTACCAACTGAAGAAGGAAGGACTCCGGTTAACTCATTTTTGGAGAAATCCAAGTGTAATAAACTGGTTATGTCACCTATCCAAACCGGGAAGCCACCGGAAAGCAAGTTGTTGGACAAACCTAAATGGTTTAAAGACTTCAGCCTCTGAAGAGTCGTCGGAAGCTCGCCTGAGAAACGGTTGAAACTCAAGTCAACTCTGTTTAAATGAGGACAGAGTCCAATGTCTGAAGGCAGTGATCCTGAGAACTGGTTCCCTTGTAGCTGCAACACTTTCAAGCTATGCAGAGAGTGTATCCCCAAAGGTAATGCTCCAGAGAGAGCGTTGAACGAGAGATCCAACGTTCTTAGCCTTTCTAGCTTCCAGAGCCCTGATTCGAAACTAGGGTTTCCGGAGAAACGGTTGCTTGAGAGGTTGAGACTGTTCAAAACAGAGCATCGGAACAGAGTACTCGGGAGTTCACCTTCGAGGTGGTTTTGAGACAGAGAGAGATACGTGAGAGATGAGCAGTTGGTGAAGAGACCATCGGAGAGTGTACCGGAGAAGGAGTTTCCGGTTAAGTCGAGGTATCTAGTTGACCGGAGAGAAGATGGGATTGTACCGGAGAGATTGTTGTGGCTAAGATCAAGCTTATGGAGATTGTTGTTGTTCGAGAGAGACGTGATGGTTCCGGTGAAGTTGTTGTTGGAGAGCGAGAGTGTTTGTAAATGCTGAAGCTTTTGGATCCCGCGACCGATTTTTCCGGTTAGTCCTAAACCGGAGAGGGAGAGCTCGGTGACTCTAGAGGTCTTGGGGTTGCATTTGACGTAGCTCCATGAGCAAGGAGAGACATCGTCTTCGTTCCAAGACGCAAGGTGTGAAGATGGGTCGTGGAGGTCTGATTTGAAGACTATGAGACCCAGAACGTCGTCGTTTAATTGGATTGAGTTAATATCACCATTGATGAGTGATATCATTGTCAGAGCGAGTAACAGAGTAACTGAGATGGCTTTTCTTTTGTGATCACCCATTACAAATATATGTTGAGGGGTgagagagggagggagggagagaaGAGAGTTATGACATTTTTGAAGATGGAGAGAAAGAGATGAGTTGAGTTTTGTGCCAATGGGAAGAAACTCGAAGTGTTTGTGGGTGTAAGAATCTGAAGTTAGCTACAAGAAGACAACAACTAGATCGAGTTATGCATATGGTCCTCCTAAGGCCGAATGGACCACATGTTCTACACCAGTCTAACCAAACATGTccggtttatttggttttctccCAATATATGTGTCTTCACGTGTTAAtagttaaatgaaaaataactaaTAGCAAGTTACAAGGTCTAGGTGGTAGTTGTTTTAAACacttaaaaaatgatataatcaGAATCATtctatatcatttaaattttaaaatcacaaCCATTTAACATTTAGTGGAACACACTCTTTAAATTATGATCTGTAGGCTGAAAACTAATTTGGTGTTTACAACGGGTCaatctcctatatattatttgtgaaaCATTTTTAAGTTGTGACTTATAGGATTAGTGCTTACGTGTCGTCACCACAGCTCTTCTCAAGAGTTTTTTTAAGTGGACCAACACACCTAGAAAAATAACAAGGATGACATAAATAAACattagtttagttttaattaataGTTAACTATGTATGTATAGAATCTCATATATTTAAGTGCGACAACCCTTTTTATTAATAAGGCCCATTGACGTGTATTCCATTTAATGAGCTTTGTCCAAAGAACTAACAAAATGTAATTGAAGATCACGTTTCTTTATTACCATGCAAGGAATATTACAGATTACTCAAAATATATATTGCTTGGGCTGCAAAATTAACATGCAAGGAAATACCGTTTTAAACATTTAAAGAGCGAATATTGTCTTGCcgaatcttttatatattaatcttgGAGCATTGCAACATTGTTTGGTAGCCACATATCATCATGAAAATTATTCTCATAATTATTAGAGAAATAGGCTGGTCTATAtgcacatatattatagtttttattaaataactattaaattaattagtaatgtaacaaaagaatattctctattattactttaaataaaagctacggaattacctaatatgattgacatatatatcacaaataatgattatgaataataaaaatttgataacatttttttatcctctatacttttcatttaattttatttgttaaaaaaattaaacaaccatattaagcataaaataaaaaaattagattttttcttatatatcatatttcaaaattttttaaacgactataaattactaaagaTGGTAAAAgtctcacattgaaaattttgtgatcaatagtaatatttttttatttcagccAATCGTTCTTTTAGTGGACCttgaataattttaatgattaactaaatatgTCGTACACATAGTAGACAATTTTCTGGTTTAAAATtattgcatacccaaaatcagtatgaaccatcATCCATTTCgtttaaaatttggttacaataaaaaatatatggttggacaaaaaaaattaatcaaatccAATCCAAAAAGTAGTACAAAACTTTAAtcaaattggttagatatccgaacatgtttaaaattttgatatctaAAGAACCGGAACAGAACAGACCGAAATATTTCGGGTATCCGAGTATATTAGAAccaaatcatatatttaaatatattaattattttaaaatttaatatctaaaagaaatatacaaaatacataagattttttaaaattttccaaactaattagaaatatataaaaataataaaattatatatttaaaatagctaaacgtaaaaatagcaaaaatactgaaaatatatgttcatttttatccaaatatttaaactaaaccaatttttatgttaagtttaagtattttggtatatattattcaaatttatatgttacatattatttttatttttagattttgaaaaatttcaggtatatatgaaatttaatttagaaaaaaaaataaataaattggttatctgaacctaaatccaaaccgaacaTGAAAAgattcaaataaatatacaaaaatccAAACCGGACCTAACCGAACCAAATGGTATGCGCATGCcatccctaatcaaatgtaaaaaaaagttattgttaacaaaatatgtattatttaaactatttagatataacatattttaaaaaaccttatcccgcgcaaggcgcgggttatcatctagttgAATATTATAGTTGTTAAGTGTGTGTGATTGTATCCAATACAAATTGATATAATATAGTCTTGATCATTCTAATAATATCCTTGGACTGCAACCATTTCATATCATTTACACATGGTAAATGTATAATATTGCCCCGGTTTGCACGTAATAATAATAGAGTAGAAAGTTATATATCACGAGAATTGGAAGAGATGAGATTATGGGTCATTACAAGGGTATGGTCAATAGAGATAGAGACCTATGAATTTTGAGAATCCAAATAAAATGTGATCAAACAAAaagggaagaagaaaagaacaaaCATAGGGTTTGGTGCTATTAGAATAAGAAAGACTCGTGACTGACAATGTTGTGTGTAAAGTCCACCGCACATTTAGCTTATCTGTCTTTTTGTCCCTGTACTTCTCCTCCCTGCCTTCCACTTAGATTAA includes:
- the LOC108827953 gene encoding probably inactive leucine-rich repeat receptor-like protein kinase At3g28040 gives rise to the protein MGDHKRKAISVTLLLALTMISLINGDINSIQLNDDVLGLIVFKSDLHDPSSHLASWNEDDVSPCSWSYVKCNPKTSRVTELSLSGLGLTGKIGRGIQKLQHLQTLSLSNNNFTGTITSLSNNNNLHKLDLSHNNLSGTIPSSLRSTRYLDLTGNSFSGTLSDGLFTNCSSLTYLSLSQNHLEGELPSTLFRCSVLNSLNLSSNRFSGNPSFESGLWKLERLRTLDLSFNALSGALPLGIHSLHSLKVLQLQGNQFSGSLPSDIGLCPHLNRVDLSFNRFSGELPTTLQRLKSLNHLGLSNNLLSGGFPVWIGDITSLLHLDFSKNELTGVLPSSVGNLRSLKDLILSENKLSGEIPESLESCKELVSVQLKGNGFVGSIPGGLFNLGLQEMDFSGNGLTGSIPRGSNRLFESLVTLDLSCNSLSGNIPGEVGLFSNLRHLNLSWNNFNTRVPPEIEFLRNLTVLDLRNNSLIGSVPADICESQSLEILQLDGNSLTGSIPEGIGNCSSLESLSLSHNNLTGLIPKSLSKLQDLKILKLEANKLSGEIPKELGGLHNLLLVNISFNRLIGRLPNGDVFQRLDQSALQGNLGICSPLLKGPCKMNVSKPIVIDPNSYGNRNNNEGRHGNLSSNGSSKYHNGMFLSVSVVVAISAAILIFLGVIIVTLLNASVRRKLVFVDNALESIFSGSSRSGRSLVAGKLIMLNSRTSLRSSSSSQEFARNPESHLNKASRIGEGVFGTVYKAPLGEQGSNVAVKKLVPSPVIENLEDFDREVRILAKAKHPNLGLIKGYYWTPDMQLLVSEYFPNGNLQSKLHEREPSTPPLSWEARFRIILGTAKGLAYLHHTFRPTTVHFNLKPTNILLDEKYNPKVSDFGLSRLITQDGNTMNNNRFKNALGYVAPELECQNLRVNEKCDVYGFGVLILELVTGRRPVEYGEDSFVILSDQVKVMLEQGNVLECIDPAMEEEYSEDEVLPVVKLALVCTSQIPSNRPTMAEIVQILQVITSPVPHRMLDSF